Proteins co-encoded in one Brassica napus cultivar Da-Ae unplaced genomic scaffold, Da-Ae ScsIHWf_1232;HRSCAF=1759, whole genome shotgun sequence genomic window:
- the LOC125596582 gene encoding uncharacterized protein LOC125596582, protein MIEDTTHSRNQLEWDDEVDDETVDNLVRLIQNGKVFNKAMFVGGLTGVDLSRMRAEKKQKEKEGKDKKEPESLPDVLATDAVDIGASSRIANLIAGIINKKIADALSWEAAKIEQSLGKVIIAQREKMEGAVIRSIIGFLGKQMSTAVREEDTSGRGQSGGENVDTANSAGPLLSPKEHGNQSGGAWSPLTRKEPLLHGEDNDSQLRADEVINKVINDVQEFSIPNDLTATENSHNLPLGVATDHESVEHVVVTEVEGFNVTPIVSQEHTSRIAQLPTVDEEETLADTEVCSRPN, encoded by the exons ATGATTGAGGATACTACACACTCGCGTAATCAGTTGGAGTGGGATGACGAGGTCGACGATGAGACTGTCGATAACCTTGTCCGCCTAATTCAAAATGGCAAAGTTTTCAACAAGGCAATGTTTGTTGGGGGCTTAACCGGCGTCGATCTGTCTCGTATGAGGgctgaaaagaaacaaaaagaaaaagagggtAAAGATAAAAAGGAACCAGAGAGCCTACCCGACGTTCTCGCTACGGATGCAGTTGACATTGGTGCTTCCAGCCGTATTGCAAACCTTATTGCAGGcataattaacaagaaaatcGCGGATGCTTTATCATGGGAAGCTGCAAAAATCGAGCAGAGTCTTGGCAAAGTTATTATAGCTCAACGTGAGAAGATGGAGGGTGCAGTGATTCGGAGCATCATTGGTTTTCTTGGAAAACAAATGTCTACCGCAGTGCGCGAGGAAGACACTAGTGGGAGAGGACAGAGCGGGGGAGAAAATGTTGACACTGCCAATTCTGCGGGACCGTTGCTATCACCTAAAGAACATGGAAATCAATCAGGTGGGGCGTGGTCGCCACTAACAAGGAAAGAGCCATTGCTACACGGTGAGGACAACGATAGCCAATTACGAGCGGACGAGGTAATAAACAAGGTGATCAATGATGTTCAAGAGTTCTCAATCCCAAATGAT TTAACGGCAACAGAGAATAGTCACAACCTCCCTTTGGGCGTAGCTACAGATCACGAAAGCGTGGAACATGTTGTGGTTACGGAAGTGGAAGGATTTAACGTCACCCCCATAGTATCTCAGGAGCACACATCCCGCATTGCTCAACTGCCTACAGTCGATGAAGAAGAGACACTAGCCGACACCGAGGTATGCTCACGCCCAAATTAG